A genomic window from Plasmodium chabaudi chabaudi strain AS genome assembly, chromosome: 8 includes:
- a CDS encoding phospholipid or glycerol acyltransferase, putative, which translates to MEKMRKRKIGHMMKKLEYHMISHILFGFHLRLFLNTVYNKPWEWDKYHIYFCILITYVTIIVSFAIRIYFSFHKLDLKKYPADKIVAPQPIKTTKNVHPYAAFERLDLVNMRILNLVYGAAFVAPWKLVILVLMAFSNLSVCMLISLFSKKGNDNEESITVIKIYSIFLKVICRFLLWLMGINRIENEYLCDNEWPKNIVSNHVSALDPIYFIQEHACSFVAKRSTRNDFFVGLSIRVLRCVCVHRETPEDRKTALDNIRERQLAVNKKNSNYPSFVIFSEGTTTNGRQIIAQKKGAFNALLPVTPVLLVYKYDFLNPAYDSIPYDWWIFLMICTYQSISLKAYWLPKVHPPSKEKYPNLTTEERIDMFHDEVSKIMFQSMKKYNARAPQDLDDYNDWPGSLRMKHHFYKTALGSLSEAYFKNESKPCRGS; encoded by the exons ATGGAAAAGATGAGGAAGAGAAAAATTGGACACATGATGAAGAAGCTCGAATATCATATGATatcacatattttatttggcTTTCATTTgagattatttttaaatacagTTTATAATAAGCCATGGGAATGGGAtaaatatcatatatatttttgtatccTTATCACATATGTAACTATTATAGTTTCATTTGCTATtagaatttatttttcatttcataaattagatttaaagaaatatcCTGCTGATAAAATTGTAGCACCACAGCCAATCAAGACTACTAAAAATGTTCATCCATATGCTGCTTTCGAGCGTCTGGATTTAGTTAATATGAGGATTCTCAATTTGGTCTATGGAGCCGCTTTTGTT gCACCTTGGAAATTAGTCATATTGGTACTTATGGCCTTTTCTAATTTATCAGTATGCA tgcTTATTTCACTGTTTAGTAAGAAGGGAAATGACAACGAAGAAAGTATCactgtaataaaaatatactcaATCTTTTTGAAAGTAATCTGCAGATTTCTTTTATGGTTAATGGGAATAAATAGAATAGAAAATGAGTATTTATGTGATAATGAATGGCCCAAAAATATAGTATCAAATCATGTATCAGCTTTAGAcccaatttattttattcaagAACATGCGTGTAGTTTTGTTGCAAAAAGATCAACACGCaatgatttttttgttgGGCTAAGTATTAGAGTTTTAAGATGTGTGTGTGTACATAGAGAAACACCCGAAGATAGAAAAACAGCATTGGATAATATACGAGAAAGACAATTAgctgttaataaaaaaaattcgaaTTATCCATCATTTGTTATTTTCTCAGAAGGTACTACAACTAATGGTAGACAAATTATAGCACAGAAAAAAGGCGCATTTAATGCATTACTTCCAGTAACCCCAGTTTTGCTTGTATACAAGTACGACTTTTTAAACCCAGCATATGATAGCATACCATATGATTGGTGGATTTTCTTAATGATTTGCACt TACCAGTCAATCAGCCTAAAGGCATACTGGCTTCCCAAGGTGCATCCACCAAGCAAAGAGAAATACCCAAATTTAACGACAGAAGAACGAATAGATATGTTTCATGATGAAGtatcaaaaattatgtttcaaagcatgaaaaaatacaatgcTAGGGCACCTCAAGATTTAGATGATTATAACGATTGGCCAGGATCTTTACGAATGAaacatcatttttataaaactgCTTTAGGGTCATTATCGGAGGCATATTTCAAAAACGAAAGTAAACCATGCAGAGGTTCCTGA
- a CDS encoding met-10+ like protein, putative, with protein sequence MLFKIAFIVYFLFLNYVHLLKKNKRAFYNFQIMDTTNIKSLNDVKEKLKYKKEAYCLLLNKYKVNDILKNKYVKFWLLNIYKFPSVLVYNEYKNLTEDRDGESILKDMYSYFEKKKKGETLHEQLADNYKDPSISLNNNIVENSEDDIFRLVPLNNYFNKVVKDLFNNEESIYADNTNNENKDKDIQSEHASHLNLNNTEINDDKKKNSIKRKRSIYEMDNDDEHNIYGLNDDKKYIDMENIYKKNKLEYAEELFNEIKKNDIKIKVATLDFGYENMNTSEVLRQIFPSINEIIHKFEIIGHIAHLNFCNKLEDCKKIIAEVILDKNKSIKTVINKKDILNNVHRTFNIELLAGEKNYITELKENNIKIKVNYELMYWNSKLKKERDRIYSIVQNNSIIIDVFGGVGIFSLLLSSKSCLCFSNDINKHAYDYMNINIDINKKKNILTYNLDGRKFIEKMIDLDIFSIKDPDILTMYIDEQNKKNISMDIINSKDHALTAKKQKENKNNIYRKKKQLIMSENEKNIPAHYEQDTANYTLDVDTNIQNEKCNVGNSKEDPNKNTHEQETQFKIDINLSNYNDIHVLMNLPQLALDFLDVFKKIKKKTENDKIRNIFIHCYYFSNPESFYEHAEKSIMSHFKKLPKEMKVIEIRKVAPNKLMYAVEFNLKELLEE encoded by the exons atgCTTTTCAAAATAGCATTtatagtttattttttgttcctTAATTATGTTCacctattaaaaaaaaacaaaagagCATTCTATAATTTTCAGATCATGGAtacaacaaatataaaaagtttgAACGATGTTAAGGAGAaactaaaatataaaaaagaagcttattgtttattattgaataaatataaagtaaatgatattttaaaaaataaatatgtcaAATTTTggttattaaatatatataagttcCCCTCGGTTTTAGTATATAATgagtataaaaatttaaccGAAGATAGAGATGGCGaaagtatattaaaagatatGTATAgctattttgaaaaaaaaaaaaaaggtgaAACATTACATGAACAGCTAGCtgataattataaagaCCCTAGCatttcattaaataataatatcgTGGAAAATTCTGAGgatgatatatttagaTTAGTTCCTTTGAACaactattttaataaagttGTAAAGGACCTATTTAATAATGAGGAAAGTATTTATGCTGATAATACAaacaatgaaaataaagacaaAGACATTCAATCGGAACATGCATCCCATTTAAACCTTAACAATACagaaataaatgatgacaaaaaaaaaaatagtataaaaagaaaacgaagtatatatgaaatggataatgatgatgagcataatatttatggtcttaatgatgataagaaatatatagatatggaaaatatatacaaaaaaaataaacttgAATATGCTgaagaattatttaatgagataaaaaagaatgatataaaaataaaagtagcAACTTTAGATTTTggatatgaaaatatgaacacgTCAGAAGTTTTAAGACAAATTTTCCCATCgattaatgaaataatacataaatttgAAATTATTGGACATATTGcacatttaaatttttgtaataaattagaagattgtaaaaaaataattgcaGAAGTTAttttagataaaaataaaagcatCAAAACggttattaataaaaaggatataCTAAATAATGTGCATAGGACATTTAATATTGAACTTTTAGCtggagaaaaaaattatattacgGAActaaaggaaaataatataaaaattaaagtaaATTATGAATTGATGTATTGGaattcaaaattaaaaaaagaaagagaTCGAATTTATAGCATTGTTCAAAATAATTCCATTATTATAGACGTTTTTGGTGGTGTAGGTATATTTAGTTTATTGCTAAGCTCAAAAAGTTGCTTATGCTTTTCTaatgatattaataaacatgcatatgattatatgaatataaatatagatattaataaaaaaaaaaatatattaacatataatttggatggaagaaaatttattgaaaaaatgattGATTTAGATATTTTCTCAATAAAAGATCCAGATATATTAACTATGTATATAGACgaacaaaacaaaaaaaatatatccatGGATATCATAAATAGCAAAGATCATGCTCTTACAGCaaagaaacaaaaagaaaataaaaataatatttatagaaaaaaaaaacaactaATTATGTcggaaaatgaaaaaaatattccagCACATTACGAACAGGACACTGCTAACTATACTTTGGATGTCGATacaaatattcaaaatgaaaaatgtaaCGTAGGCAATAGTAAAGAAGacccaaataaaaatacacatGAACAGGAGACCCAATTTAAAATCGACATAAATCTAAGCAATTACAATGATATACATGTATTAATGAATTTACCACAACTTGCTTTAGACTTTTTGGAtgtctttaaaaaaataaaaaaaaaaacggaaaatgacaaaataagaaatattttcattcattgttattatttttccaatCCCGAATCTTTTTATGAACATGCAGAAAAAAGTATTATGTCCCATTTTAAGAAATTACCCAAAGAAATGAAAGTTATAGAG atACGTAAAGTAGCTCCAAACAAATTAATGTATGCTGTGGAATTCAATTTAAAGGAACTATTGGAGGAATAA